In the Paralichthys olivaceus isolate ysfri-2021 chromosome 17, ASM2471397v2, whole genome shotgun sequence genome, one interval contains:
- the LOC109629890 gene encoding nucleolar protein dao-5 isoform X2, giving the protein MLSMRRPKRKLCYLTNKDSGSTKWTGSITLGDVDRMFDDLDSSSHDDGPLSSPPLLQTTDPRTQHSDGAASPVPHQSKKLPPREKGPEGTVLPAMRSTSPQRDIDSDIFKLHEPVKTSSPIEEIINVVDVEEDNDGKQVVSPILFDCEEERREEAKIQPPTVQEPQVKGHETEIIDDSDLEMPPSKFAFKRPTLSTHKNKVDASCKDGQPVTEKTQEKSHTAVFERKRNTQRQGNTDKSVAAVTQEPELATSDKKSTSVHSQSLGEMSTRVGKDMSVFLQKLRDAGQSKPACSRKSLTPVKVPAPPPEPEEDFLILDDDAPLWFTIPSKTATSKRQKQSRSDSSDKDSSKDKAAKDSPQETGQKEVESEQAELGIHPLDLSTNRKKRSQKKNKVTEPGNDKDELTTPEDLPAGDLVEQEKPNKKKRQQQLKKIPSKESDKADEEPKDTASRETDKEKQKTENKKRSKSSKDGKETAKTNTAKLLKRNRKVMQSSEEVQETAIDEAVKEQSEDHNNKNPGDVEDLSSLSDKQIMNSDSQTAKDSTDGEAKHNKRPVVTESSSSEESQSLGKRKRKPIGQWWMSCPQSTEETKVTYLTHKRSKQHSKEPSAAEASPGKTKKDKVLKKRNQKRPVTSFRQSTAKGKEKKTRQNKNRAAGGEAPNKMRATDEVLNTTDTEQIEEQQEEKEDVLDQDLDCGRSSPMVFQERDLSQNSVSVSPRGPQEHLRAADPEKRRRKPPSNWWTTNSMSEEMESGSSHPQQLKPKESKPPNERKKLSKQKPSRSPGLRTPKKGKVVVTSKTPGGADVPLMKPKPMFAPKTVKHSLATFKDIFTSVSETPTVVRSRDTGYNDRCGITAQPADVSVTERVTVSQTDKDTHSVDAVEFSSAQNSPPTNNSPQDSRCQPENTLKDLRSGPSSMIELQDYENCDDLSLQPSSIPGALSVSDLCAPPLKPLILQQKDKADLTEWFKTLWSSTVDDDGEITPDHFDWYFYKGRVCGFQVDLNSGSICNGKILLGSYMKKPLWVDHSATTVFNILTSTVAVIIDGKKSQLNPGQAFMVQSGHAYSIHNVTAQPAVLYFTRILAESSE; this is encoded by the exons ATGCTAAGCATG AGGCGACCAAAGAGGAAGCTCTGCTACCTTACAAACAAAGACAG TGGGTCTACAAAATGGACAGGAAGCATAACACTTGGAGATGTTGATAGGATGTTTGATGACTTAG ATTCATCCTCACATGATGATGGCCCGTTGTCATCGCCTCCTCTGCTCCAGACCACTGATCCCAGGACACAACACAGTGACGGAGCGGCTTCACCGGTCCCACACCAATCTAAAAAACTTCCACCACGtgaaaag gGTCCTGAAGGAACTGTCCTTCCTGCAATGAGGTCAACCAGTCCTCAACGGGACATAG ACTCAGACATATTCAAACTGCATGAGCCAGTAAAGACATCCAGTCCTATTGAAGAAATTATAAATGTAGTGGATGTAGAAGAGGACAATGATGGAAAACAAGTTGTGTCTCCAATCCTCTTTGACTGTGAAGAGGAACGAAGAGAGGAGGCAAAGATACAGCCGCCGACCGTCCAAGAACCCCAGGTCAAAGGGCATGAAACCGAAATAat TGATGACTCTGATTTGGAGATGCCTCCAAGCAAGTTTGCTTTCAAAAGACCCACACTGTCCACTCACAAAAACAAGGTGGATGCGTCATG CAAAGACGGTCAACCAgtcacagaaaaaacacaggagaAATCACACACAGCCGTTTTCGAGCGCAAAAGAAATACACAGAG acaAGGAAACACAGACAAGTCTGTTGCAGCAGTGACACAGGAGCCTGAACTTGCAACTTCTGACAAAAAGTCAACAAGTGTTCACAGTCAGTCTCTGGGTGAGATGTCCACTCGCGTGGGAAAAGACATGTCAGTGTTTCTAcagaagctcagagatgctgGACAGTCCAAACCTGCATG TAGCAGGAAGTCGCTGACACCGGTTAAagttcctgctcctcctcccgaGCCAGAGGAAGATTTCCTGATTTTGGATGATGACGCACCTCTGTGGTTCACCATCCCAAGTAAAACTGCCACAAGTaagagacagaagcagagcAGAAGTGACAGCTCAGACAAAGACAGCTCAAAAGACAAGGCAGCAAAGGACAGTCCGCAGGAGACTGGACAAAAAGAGGTGGAATCAGAACAGGCTGAACTTGGAATTCATCCGCTTGATCTGTCAACAAATAGGAAAAAAAGGtcacagaagaagaataaaGTGACCGAGCCTGGAAATGATAAGGATGAATTGACTACTCCTGAAGATCTTCCTGCAGGTGACTTGGTGGAACAAGAGaaaccaaataaaaagaaacgGCAACAACAACTCAAAAAGATTCCATCCAAAGAGAGTGACAAGGCAGATGAGGAACCTAAAGACACGGCCAGCAGGGAAactgataaagaaaaacagaaaacagaaaataagaaaaggtCAAAGTCTTCAAAAGATGGGAAAGAAACGGCCAAGACGAACACGGCTAAATTGTTAAAGCGGAACAGGAAAGTGATGCAGAGTTCTGAAGAAGTACAGGAGACAGCGATTGATGAGGCTGTGAAGGAACAAAGTGAAGATCACAACAATAAGAATCCTGGAGATGTGGAAGACTTGAGTTCTCTGTCAG acaaacaaatcatGAATTCTGATTCACAAACAGCAAAGGATTCAACAGATGGAGAGGCTAAACACAACAAACGGCCCGTTGTGACTGAGTCAAGTTCATCTGAAGAAAGTCAGAGTCTtgggaaaaggaaaagaaaaccaatTGGACAGTGGTGGATGAGCTGTCCTCAGAGCACAGAGGAAACCAAGGTCACATACCTTACACATAAGAGGTCCAAACAGCACAGCAAAGAGCCCAGCGCAGCAGAAGCTTCACCTGGAAAGACTAAGAAGgacaaagttttaaaaaaaagaaatcagaaacGGCCGGTAACGTCGTTCAGACAGAGCACAGCtaaaggtaaagaaaagaaaaccagacaaaacaaaaacagagctgcaggaggagaagcacCAAACAAAATGAGAGCGACAGACGAAGTGTTAAACACGACAGACACTGAGCAGAttgaagagcagcaggaggagaaggaggacgTCCTGGATCAGGACCTGGATTGTGGGCGGTCAAGCCCTATGGTCTTTCAAGAGAGAGACCTCAGTCAAAACTCAG tgtctgtctctcccAGGGGACCTCAGGAGCATCTCAGGGCAGCAGATCCAGAGAAACGGAGGAGGAAACCTCCCAGTAACTGGTGGACGACGAATAGCATGtctgaggagatggagagcgGCTCCTCACATCCTCAGCAGCTTAAACCCAAGGAGTCCAAACCTcctaatgaaagaaaaaaactttccaAACAGAAACCGAGCAGGTCTCCTGGACTTAGAACTCCCAAAAAAGGCAAAGTGGTGGTCACATCCAAAACACCAGGGGGAGCTGATGTGCCTCTAATGAAACCGAAGCCGATGTTCGCTCCAAAGACCGTCAAACACTCTCTGGCgacatttaaagacattttcactTCGGTTTCAGAGACCCCGACTGTGGTCCgcagcagagacacaggttACAATGACAGATGTGGTATCACTGCACAACctgcagatgtttctgtcactgaGCGTGTTACAGTCAGTCAGActgataaagacacacacagcgtGGATGCTGTTGAATTCAGCAGCGCACAAAACAGCCCCCCCACCAACAATAGCCCACAGGACAGCAGGTGTCAGCCAGAGAACAC GTTAAAAGACCTGAGAAGTGGACCATCCTCTATGATTGAGCTTCAAGACTATGAGAACTGTGACGACTTGT CTCTGCAGCCATCCAGCATCCCTGGTGCCCTCTCTGTGTCAGATCTCTGCGCTCCTCCTCTCAAACCGCTGATCTTGCAGCAGAAGGACAAGGCCGACCTGACGGAGTGGTTTAAGACTCTCTGGTCTTCCACTGTTGATG ATGATGGTGAGATCACTCCGGATCACTTTGACTGGTACTTCTACAAAGGCAGAGTTTGTGGCTTCCAGGTGGATTTGAACAGTGGCTCCATCTGTAATGGAAAGATTCTGCTGGGCTCCTACATGAAGAAACCTCTGTGGGTGGATCACAGCGCCACCACG GTTTTTAACATATTAACGAGCACTGTTGCTGTAATCATTGATGGCAAGAAGTCACAACTCAACCCAGGACAAGCATTCATGGTGCAGAGTG GACACGCCTACAGCATCCACAATGTCACGGCTCAGCCCGCAGTTCTCTACTTCACCAGGATATTAGCAGAAAGTTCAGAGTGA
- the LOC109629890 gene encoding nucleolar protein dao-5 isoform X3 translates to MFDDLDSSSHDDGPLSSPPLLQTTDPRTQHSDGAASPVPHQSKKLPPREKGPEGTVLPAMRSTSPQRDIDSDIFKLHEPVKTSSPIEEIINVVDVEEDNDGKQVVSPILFDCEEERREEAKIQPPTVQEPQVKGHETEIIDDSDLEMPPSKFAFKRPTLSTHKNKVDASCKDGQPVTEKTQEKSHTAVFERKRNTQRQGNTDKSVAAVTQEPELATSDKKSTSVHSQSLGEMSTRVGKDMSVFLQKLRDAGQSKPACSRKSLTPVKVPAPPPEPEEDFLILDDDAPLWFTIPSKTATSKRQKQSRSDSSDKDSSKDKAAKDSPQETGQKEVESEQAELGIHPLDLSTNRKKRSQKKNKVTEPGNDKDELTTPEDLPAGDLVEQEKPNKKKRQQQLKKIPSKESDKADEEPKDTASRETDKEKQKTENKKRSKSSKDGKETAKTNTAKLLKRNRKVMQSSEEVQETAIDEAVKEQSEDHNNKNPGDVEDLSSLSDKQIMNSDSQTAKDSTDGEAKHNKRPVVTESSSSEESQSLGKRKRKPIGQWWMSCPQSTEETKVTYLTHKRSKQHSKEPSAAEASPGKTKKDKVLKKRNQKRPVTSFRQSTAKGKEKKTRQNKNRAAGGEAPNKMRATDEVLNTTDTEQIEEQQEEKEDVLDQDLDCGRSSPMVFQERDLSQNSVSVSPRGPQEHLRAADPEKRRRKPPSNWWTTNSMSEEMESGSSHPQQLKPKESKPPNERKKLSKQKPSRSPGLRTPKKGKVVVTSKTPGGADVPLMKPKPMFAPKTVKHSLATFKDIFTSVSETPTVVRSRDTGYNDRCGITAQPADVSVTERVTVSQTDKDTHSVDAVEFSSAQNSPPTNNSPQDSRCQPENTLKDLRSGPSSMIELQDYENCDDLSLQPSSIPGALSVSDLCAPPLKPLILQQKDKADLTEWFKTLWSSTVDDDGEITPDHFDWYFYKGRVCGFQVDLNSGSICNGKILLGSYMKKPLWVDHSATTVFNILTSTVAVIIDGKKSQLNPGQAFMVQSGHAYSIHNVTAQPAVLYFTRILAESSE, encoded by the exons ATGTTTGATGACTTAG ATTCATCCTCACATGATGATGGCCCGTTGTCATCGCCTCCTCTGCTCCAGACCACTGATCCCAGGACACAACACAGTGACGGAGCGGCTTCACCGGTCCCACACCAATCTAAAAAACTTCCACCACGtgaaaag gGTCCTGAAGGAACTGTCCTTCCTGCAATGAGGTCAACCAGTCCTCAACGGGACATAG ACTCAGACATATTCAAACTGCATGAGCCAGTAAAGACATCCAGTCCTATTGAAGAAATTATAAATGTAGTGGATGTAGAAGAGGACAATGATGGAAAACAAGTTGTGTCTCCAATCCTCTTTGACTGTGAAGAGGAACGAAGAGAGGAGGCAAAGATACAGCCGCCGACCGTCCAAGAACCCCAGGTCAAAGGGCATGAAACCGAAATAat TGATGACTCTGATTTGGAGATGCCTCCAAGCAAGTTTGCTTTCAAAAGACCCACACTGTCCACTCACAAAAACAAGGTGGATGCGTCATG CAAAGACGGTCAACCAgtcacagaaaaaacacaggagaAATCACACACAGCCGTTTTCGAGCGCAAAAGAAATACACAGAG acaAGGAAACACAGACAAGTCTGTTGCAGCAGTGACACAGGAGCCTGAACTTGCAACTTCTGACAAAAAGTCAACAAGTGTTCACAGTCAGTCTCTGGGTGAGATGTCCACTCGCGTGGGAAAAGACATGTCAGTGTTTCTAcagaagctcagagatgctgGACAGTCCAAACCTGCATG TAGCAGGAAGTCGCTGACACCGGTTAAagttcctgctcctcctcccgaGCCAGAGGAAGATTTCCTGATTTTGGATGATGACGCACCTCTGTGGTTCACCATCCCAAGTAAAACTGCCACAAGTaagagacagaagcagagcAGAAGTGACAGCTCAGACAAAGACAGCTCAAAAGACAAGGCAGCAAAGGACAGTCCGCAGGAGACTGGACAAAAAGAGGTGGAATCAGAACAGGCTGAACTTGGAATTCATCCGCTTGATCTGTCAACAAATAGGAAAAAAAGGtcacagaagaagaataaaGTGACCGAGCCTGGAAATGATAAGGATGAATTGACTACTCCTGAAGATCTTCCTGCAGGTGACTTGGTGGAACAAGAGaaaccaaataaaaagaaacgGCAACAACAACTCAAAAAGATTCCATCCAAAGAGAGTGACAAGGCAGATGAGGAACCTAAAGACACGGCCAGCAGGGAAactgataaagaaaaacagaaaacagaaaataagaaaaggtCAAAGTCTTCAAAAGATGGGAAAGAAACGGCCAAGACGAACACGGCTAAATTGTTAAAGCGGAACAGGAAAGTGATGCAGAGTTCTGAAGAAGTACAGGAGACAGCGATTGATGAGGCTGTGAAGGAACAAAGTGAAGATCACAACAATAAGAATCCTGGAGATGTGGAAGACTTGAGTTCTCTGTCAG acaaacaaatcatGAATTCTGATTCACAAACAGCAAAGGATTCAACAGATGGAGAGGCTAAACACAACAAACGGCCCGTTGTGACTGAGTCAAGTTCATCTGAAGAAAGTCAGAGTCTtgggaaaaggaaaagaaaaccaatTGGACAGTGGTGGATGAGCTGTCCTCAGAGCACAGAGGAAACCAAGGTCACATACCTTACACATAAGAGGTCCAAACAGCACAGCAAAGAGCCCAGCGCAGCAGAAGCTTCACCTGGAAAGACTAAGAAGgacaaagttttaaaaaaaagaaatcagaaacGGCCGGTAACGTCGTTCAGACAGAGCACAGCtaaaggtaaagaaaagaaaaccagacaaaacaaaaacagagctgcaggaggagaagcacCAAACAAAATGAGAGCGACAGACGAAGTGTTAAACACGACAGACACTGAGCAGAttgaagagcagcaggaggagaaggaggacgTCCTGGATCAGGACCTGGATTGTGGGCGGTCAAGCCCTATGGTCTTTCAAGAGAGAGACCTCAGTCAAAACTCAG tgtctgtctctcccAGGGGACCTCAGGAGCATCTCAGGGCAGCAGATCCAGAGAAACGGAGGAGGAAACCTCCCAGTAACTGGTGGACGACGAATAGCATGtctgaggagatggagagcgGCTCCTCACATCCTCAGCAGCTTAAACCCAAGGAGTCCAAACCTcctaatgaaagaaaaaaactttccaAACAGAAACCGAGCAGGTCTCCTGGACTTAGAACTCCCAAAAAAGGCAAAGTGGTGGTCACATCCAAAACACCAGGGGGAGCTGATGTGCCTCTAATGAAACCGAAGCCGATGTTCGCTCCAAAGACCGTCAAACACTCTCTGGCgacatttaaagacattttcactTCGGTTTCAGAGACCCCGACTGTGGTCCgcagcagagacacaggttACAATGACAGATGTGGTATCACTGCACAACctgcagatgtttctgtcactgaGCGTGTTACAGTCAGTCAGActgataaagacacacacagcgtGGATGCTGTTGAATTCAGCAGCGCACAAAACAGCCCCCCCACCAACAATAGCCCACAGGACAGCAGGTGTCAGCCAGAGAACAC GTTAAAAGACCTGAGAAGTGGACCATCCTCTATGATTGAGCTTCAAGACTATGAGAACTGTGACGACTTGT CTCTGCAGCCATCCAGCATCCCTGGTGCCCTCTCTGTGTCAGATCTCTGCGCTCCTCCTCTCAAACCGCTGATCTTGCAGCAGAAGGACAAGGCCGACCTGACGGAGTGGTTTAAGACTCTCTGGTCTTCCACTGTTGATG ATGATGGTGAGATCACTCCGGATCACTTTGACTGGTACTTCTACAAAGGCAGAGTTTGTGGCTTCCAGGTGGATTTGAACAGTGGCTCCATCTGTAATGGAAAGATTCTGCTGGGCTCCTACATGAAGAAACCTCTGTGGGTGGATCACAGCGCCACCACG GTTTTTAACATATTAACGAGCACTGTTGCTGTAATCATTGATGGCAAGAAGTCACAACTCAACCCAGGACAAGCATTCATGGTGCAGAGTG GACACGCCTACAGCATCCACAATGTCACGGCTCAGCCCGCAGTTCTCTACTTCACCAGGATATTAGCAGAAAGTTCAGAGTGA
- the LOC109629890 gene encoding nucleolar protein dao-5 isoform X1, which translates to MANKYPSLRRPKRKLCYLTNKDSGSTKWTGSITLGDVDRMFDDLDSSSHDDGPLSSPPLLQTTDPRTQHSDGAASPVPHQSKKLPPREKGPEGTVLPAMRSTSPQRDIDSDIFKLHEPVKTSSPIEEIINVVDVEEDNDGKQVVSPILFDCEEERREEAKIQPPTVQEPQVKGHETEIIDDSDLEMPPSKFAFKRPTLSTHKNKVDASCKDGQPVTEKTQEKSHTAVFERKRNTQRQGNTDKSVAAVTQEPELATSDKKSTSVHSQSLGEMSTRVGKDMSVFLQKLRDAGQSKPACSRKSLTPVKVPAPPPEPEEDFLILDDDAPLWFTIPSKTATSKRQKQSRSDSSDKDSSKDKAAKDSPQETGQKEVESEQAELGIHPLDLSTNRKKRSQKKNKVTEPGNDKDELTTPEDLPAGDLVEQEKPNKKKRQQQLKKIPSKESDKADEEPKDTASRETDKEKQKTENKKRSKSSKDGKETAKTNTAKLLKRNRKVMQSSEEVQETAIDEAVKEQSEDHNNKNPGDVEDLSSLSDKQIMNSDSQTAKDSTDGEAKHNKRPVVTESSSSEESQSLGKRKRKPIGQWWMSCPQSTEETKVTYLTHKRSKQHSKEPSAAEASPGKTKKDKVLKKRNQKRPVTSFRQSTAKGKEKKTRQNKNRAAGGEAPNKMRATDEVLNTTDTEQIEEQQEEKEDVLDQDLDCGRSSPMVFQERDLSQNSVSVSPRGPQEHLRAADPEKRRRKPPSNWWTTNSMSEEMESGSSHPQQLKPKESKPPNERKKLSKQKPSRSPGLRTPKKGKVVVTSKTPGGADVPLMKPKPMFAPKTVKHSLATFKDIFTSVSETPTVVRSRDTGYNDRCGITAQPADVSVTERVTVSQTDKDTHSVDAVEFSSAQNSPPTNNSPQDSRCQPENTLKDLRSGPSSMIELQDYENCDDLSLQPSSIPGALSVSDLCAPPLKPLILQQKDKADLTEWFKTLWSSTVDDDGEITPDHFDWYFYKGRVCGFQVDLNSGSICNGKILLGSYMKKPLWVDHSATTVFNILTSTVAVIIDGKKSQLNPGQAFMVQSGHAYSIHNVTAQPAVLYFTRILAESSE; encoded by the exons ATGGCGAATAAATACCCCAGCCTG AGGCGACCAAAGAGGAAGCTCTGCTACCTTACAAACAAAGACAG TGGGTCTACAAAATGGACAGGAAGCATAACACTTGGAGATGTTGATAGGATGTTTGATGACTTAG ATTCATCCTCACATGATGATGGCCCGTTGTCATCGCCTCCTCTGCTCCAGACCACTGATCCCAGGACACAACACAGTGACGGAGCGGCTTCACCGGTCCCACACCAATCTAAAAAACTTCCACCACGtgaaaag gGTCCTGAAGGAACTGTCCTTCCTGCAATGAGGTCAACCAGTCCTCAACGGGACATAG ACTCAGACATATTCAAACTGCATGAGCCAGTAAAGACATCCAGTCCTATTGAAGAAATTATAAATGTAGTGGATGTAGAAGAGGACAATGATGGAAAACAAGTTGTGTCTCCAATCCTCTTTGACTGTGAAGAGGAACGAAGAGAGGAGGCAAAGATACAGCCGCCGACCGTCCAAGAACCCCAGGTCAAAGGGCATGAAACCGAAATAat TGATGACTCTGATTTGGAGATGCCTCCAAGCAAGTTTGCTTTCAAAAGACCCACACTGTCCACTCACAAAAACAAGGTGGATGCGTCATG CAAAGACGGTCAACCAgtcacagaaaaaacacaggagaAATCACACACAGCCGTTTTCGAGCGCAAAAGAAATACACAGAG acaAGGAAACACAGACAAGTCTGTTGCAGCAGTGACACAGGAGCCTGAACTTGCAACTTCTGACAAAAAGTCAACAAGTGTTCACAGTCAGTCTCTGGGTGAGATGTCCACTCGCGTGGGAAAAGACATGTCAGTGTTTCTAcagaagctcagagatgctgGACAGTCCAAACCTGCATG TAGCAGGAAGTCGCTGACACCGGTTAAagttcctgctcctcctcccgaGCCAGAGGAAGATTTCCTGATTTTGGATGATGACGCACCTCTGTGGTTCACCATCCCAAGTAAAACTGCCACAAGTaagagacagaagcagagcAGAAGTGACAGCTCAGACAAAGACAGCTCAAAAGACAAGGCAGCAAAGGACAGTCCGCAGGAGACTGGACAAAAAGAGGTGGAATCAGAACAGGCTGAACTTGGAATTCATCCGCTTGATCTGTCAACAAATAGGAAAAAAAGGtcacagaagaagaataaaGTGACCGAGCCTGGAAATGATAAGGATGAATTGACTACTCCTGAAGATCTTCCTGCAGGTGACTTGGTGGAACAAGAGaaaccaaataaaaagaaacgGCAACAACAACTCAAAAAGATTCCATCCAAAGAGAGTGACAAGGCAGATGAGGAACCTAAAGACACGGCCAGCAGGGAAactgataaagaaaaacagaaaacagaaaataagaaaaggtCAAAGTCTTCAAAAGATGGGAAAGAAACGGCCAAGACGAACACGGCTAAATTGTTAAAGCGGAACAGGAAAGTGATGCAGAGTTCTGAAGAAGTACAGGAGACAGCGATTGATGAGGCTGTGAAGGAACAAAGTGAAGATCACAACAATAAGAATCCTGGAGATGTGGAAGACTTGAGTTCTCTGTCAG acaaacaaatcatGAATTCTGATTCACAAACAGCAAAGGATTCAACAGATGGAGAGGCTAAACACAACAAACGGCCCGTTGTGACTGAGTCAAGTTCATCTGAAGAAAGTCAGAGTCTtgggaaaaggaaaagaaaaccaatTGGACAGTGGTGGATGAGCTGTCCTCAGAGCACAGAGGAAACCAAGGTCACATACCTTACACATAAGAGGTCCAAACAGCACAGCAAAGAGCCCAGCGCAGCAGAAGCTTCACCTGGAAAGACTAAGAAGgacaaagttttaaaaaaaagaaatcagaaacGGCCGGTAACGTCGTTCAGACAGAGCACAGCtaaaggtaaagaaaagaaaaccagacaaaacaaaaacagagctgcaggaggagaagcacCAAACAAAATGAGAGCGACAGACGAAGTGTTAAACACGACAGACACTGAGCAGAttgaagagcagcaggaggagaaggaggacgTCCTGGATCAGGACCTGGATTGTGGGCGGTCAAGCCCTATGGTCTTTCAAGAGAGAGACCTCAGTCAAAACTCAG tgtctgtctctcccAGGGGACCTCAGGAGCATCTCAGGGCAGCAGATCCAGAGAAACGGAGGAGGAAACCTCCCAGTAACTGGTGGACGACGAATAGCATGtctgaggagatggagagcgGCTCCTCACATCCTCAGCAGCTTAAACCCAAGGAGTCCAAACCTcctaatgaaagaaaaaaactttccaAACAGAAACCGAGCAGGTCTCCTGGACTTAGAACTCCCAAAAAAGGCAAAGTGGTGGTCACATCCAAAACACCAGGGGGAGCTGATGTGCCTCTAATGAAACCGAAGCCGATGTTCGCTCCAAAGACCGTCAAACACTCTCTGGCgacatttaaagacattttcactTCGGTTTCAGAGACCCCGACTGTGGTCCgcagcagagacacaggttACAATGACAGATGTGGTATCACTGCACAACctgcagatgtttctgtcactgaGCGTGTTACAGTCAGTCAGActgataaagacacacacagcgtGGATGCTGTTGAATTCAGCAGCGCACAAAACAGCCCCCCCACCAACAATAGCCCACAGGACAGCAGGTGTCAGCCAGAGAACAC GTTAAAAGACCTGAGAAGTGGACCATCCTCTATGATTGAGCTTCAAGACTATGAGAACTGTGACGACTTGT CTCTGCAGCCATCCAGCATCCCTGGTGCCCTCTCTGTGTCAGATCTCTGCGCTCCTCCTCTCAAACCGCTGATCTTGCAGCAGAAGGACAAGGCCGACCTGACGGAGTGGTTTAAGACTCTCTGGTCTTCCACTGTTGATG ATGATGGTGAGATCACTCCGGATCACTTTGACTGGTACTTCTACAAAGGCAGAGTTTGTGGCTTCCAGGTGGATTTGAACAGTGGCTCCATCTGTAATGGAAAGATTCTGCTGGGCTCCTACATGAAGAAACCTCTGTGGGTGGATCACAGCGCCACCACG GTTTTTAACATATTAACGAGCACTGTTGCTGTAATCATTGATGGCAAGAAGTCACAACTCAACCCAGGACAAGCATTCATGGTGCAGAGTG GACACGCCTACAGCATCCACAATGTCACGGCTCAGCCCGCAGTTCTCTACTTCACCAGGATATTAGCAGAAAGTTCAGAGTGA
- the LOC138405229 gene encoding uncharacterized protein: MLHMLLVQTKNLDDVYVIFIYDSATMAKHDSGRLAAIVVSVVGYGISLVFNALSVVGIGPYYTTTANVSAVFDTQITPSGWTFNIWSIIYVWLTAMIIYIVSSLCRKNGYGYVYCNPPVLPYGFFISWCINLCFNIGWLLVWDRGIMIAALVFLILVICTNYSMICFICHGLNVYGPWMKKYHRVDLWLIRVLVQNGVAIYTTWTTIATLINLAIVLTYEVKMSPSDAATISYSVLSVVLLTWFVLENLVLDKHVRYILIIYPVVIWALTGNLDKNYDDVSPGLNGIFIAVLLAVASVMFVVRIVLVVWRHIKQPLYEDVSADAMEPMDIAKKQKKIFR; this comes from the exons ATGTTGCATATGCTCCTTGTGCAAACCAAAAATCTTGACGATGTTTATGTAATTTTCATTTATGACAGTGCTACAATGGCAAAACATGATTCTGGACGTCTTGCTGCAATAGTGGTTTCTGTTGTCGGCTATGGAATAAGCTTGGTGTTCAATGCACTCTCAGTAGTTGGGATCG GTCCTTATTATACCACCACAGCCAACGTGTCTGCTGTGTTTGACACTCAGATCACACCTTCAGGATGGACCTTCAACATCTGGAGCATCATCTATGTCTGGCTCACAGCCATGATCATCTACATCGTCTCCAGTCTTTGCAGAAA GAATGGTTATGGCTACGTTTACTGCAACCCTCCAGTGCTACCTTATGGATTCTTCATCAGCTGGTGCATCaatctgtgttttaatattgGCTGGCTGCTTGTGTGGGACAGAGG AATAATGATCGCTGCACTGGTCTTTCTCATCCTGGTCATCTGCACAAACTACTCTATGATCTGCTTCATCTGTCATGGGCTTAATGTTTACGGACCCTGGATGAAGAAATACCACAGAGTCGACCTGTGGCTCATCCGTGTGTTG GTTCAAAATGGTGTGGCGATATACACAACATGGACAACCATTGCAACTCTGATCAACCTGGCCATTGTCCTGACgtatgaagtgaaaatgtcTCCATCAGACGCTGCCACCATCTCATactctgttttatctgttgtGTTGCTCACATG GTTTGTTTTGGAAAACTTGGTCCTTGACAAACATGTGCGGTACATCCTCATCATCTACCCTGTGGTGATCTGGGCTCTTACTGGAAACCTGGACAAAAACTATGACGATGTGTCACCCGGACTCAATGGCATCTTTATTG CTGTGCTGCTGGCCGTCGCCTCTGTGATGTTTGTCGTCAGGATTGTTTTGGTGGTTTGGAGACACATCAAACAGCCGCTCTACGAAGACGTCAGTGCAGATGCCATGGAGCCGATGGACATTGccaagaagcagaagaagataTTTCGCtaa